The Rosa rugosa chromosome 1, drRosRugo1.1, whole genome shotgun sequence genomic sequence TGCCACATGGAGTGTCCAGCAATGACTTTTCACAGATTAGTTTGCTCCAACTCTTATGTCAATTCTGACCATTCTCTTTCCAATTCACCGTTCAACAAGAAATGAGGAAAAATTTTGAGTGatatatattaaaataataCTTAATTTTGACATATTGCACCATCTAAGATTAGTCAAATATTAACAAGTCAATTTTGTCATACCGGCGTGTTATATGTCAAATTTAAATTCGACACAAGCCAAAAGATACTCTAAAATGCTAGTTAATAATTAGTTATGCCCCTTTGAAATAAATATAGATAAGATTATGTTTATAAGATATacacaaaaaaaattaacatgtGCTAAATTCATCACAATACAAATTAGCGCAAGTGTATCACACTCTTGGACACAGATTTACGAGATCATTTTGCTAGTAGTTTCCAAAAATTTGTGAATCTCCAAATTTAGATTTTAGGATTAGTTTCCGAAATGTTTGTATATACAAACCAGTACGGCAGTACGCGGACGTACTCCTCACTCCTAAGTCTACAGAGACACCACTTCTTAACTACTATTTTAACTCCCGCATCTATATCTCCTCAACTCATCCGCTCATTTTGGCGGCACCAAAACCGCCACTTACCTTCACACACACTTCCCACATTCACTCTCTTACCCCGGCCCCCTCTCTCTTAAGATTTCACACAATCTTAGCACCGTGGATTTAGCAGTTGTTTAATGCTGTCAATGAATATCCAGCTCTCGTCGTTGTTTTGACATTTTTGTATTGATTTCTTTCTGAATCATTGATAGATGTTCAAAGAGAGTCAGAAGAATAATGGAGGCCTCTGAGTTCTCTAGCCTTCTGTGCCGAGAAGATGAGACTTGCTTGATGAATCAAGTGGAAGTTGATGATGAAGAATTAGAAAGTTTCTACCCGTTTTTGGTTTCTGAGAATGAGGACGAGTATATTGAGAATTTGGTTCAGAAGGAAAGTTATTGCTTTGGATCCAAAGGCTTTGTACCCTTTACTCATTGCTCTGCCACAAGCTGGTTCAAAGCTGCTCGCTTGGATTCTATTGATTGGATTTTCAATGCATGTTCCTCTTCTAAATCTCTTATTAGTTTTCGATTCATTTGTTGCTGTTGGTTTTTTCTGATCGTTCTTTGTTCAATTCAGATTCTGAAAGTCACGTTGATTTACTATTTTGATTCAGGCAAGGGCAGAATTTGGTTTCCGGTTGCAAACAGCATATTTATCTATCACATACTATGATCTGTTTCTTTCAAAGCGATCCATTGATGTAAGCCATTGTTCTGATGTATTGGACAAAGGGTACTTGATCTTTATCTATTTTATGTTTATGTTTGGGTGCCATTGATTTTGTATAGGATGGGAAACTGTGGGCGTTTAGACTATTATCAGTGGCATGTTTATCCTTGGCGGCCAAGATGGAAGAAATCAAAGTACCATCTTTGTCAGAATTTCAGGTTCAAGATTATGATTTTGAAGGCAGAACGATTCAGAGAATGGAGCTAATGGTGTTAAGTACATTGGAATGGAAGTTGGGTTCAATCACTCCTTTTTCTTATCTGCATAACTTCGTTTATAAGTTCTGCTGTGAATGTGAATCCAGACCAAAAGGACTAGTCTCTGGTGCTATAAGACTCATCGTGGCAATGACAAAAGGTATTCAATGATGTTAAAACATTGATGGTCCTAATCTAATCTAATGAATGtgcatttgttttgtttcctaATCAATCTTCTTTCTTTATTTGCAGAGATTGATTTAATAGATACTCGGCCATCTGTTATTGCAGCAGCTGCAATATTAGCACTAGTTGATGGTCAGTTAACTAGAAAGCTTCTGGAGCTTAAGATAAGCTCGATCTCATTCTGGCATTCCCAAGATTATGTGAGTCTGCTAGCGACTTGTATTTGTTCATTGAGATTATTATTTGAGAACTTAAAATCGATAATGAATTGATAATTCATTTAAACTGATTTTCATCTTACATTGGCCTTGCAACAGGAACATATATATTCGTGTTATAATCTTATGCAGGAAATTATGGAAAGAAAAGATAAGACACCACCCAAGTTTTCACTCTCTTCCCCTAATGTGTTACCAACACAATCAAGCTCAATCGATGTGCTTGAAATCTCAGTGGGCACAAAGAGAAGGCTTACCTTCAGTGACTCTGATGACCTCAGTTGCCCAACAAAGAAAATTCACATGCCATAGTTAGCAGGGTTTGTTTTTCTGCAGAAAAAAGATTGATTTGTGTTCATTGATTAGATTATAGAGTTCTTTACAAATGAAAAATAATTCTTGATATTAGGTGGGTTTATAGGTCTAATGAGAGTGTTATATCTACCAATTTCTGGTATATATGATTTGCATTTTGATGATTGGGGTTCCAATTTCCAATACCAAACTAAAGTTTTCAGCTGGTGAGTGGTGACAACCAAGAGgatagagaaaagggaaagtaaataaataaaagaggacGAGAACTACTTTAGCCTATAGGAAGAAGTAAGAAGCTGACTGAAGTCCAAAGCCATTGAGAAGGGGGATGAGTTTGAAGGCCAAGAGAGTTTGCTACAAGGCCATTGATGACACTTTGTCTATAAGTGATTTTTAGTAGTATTTGCTTTCACATAAATGATACTATTGCTTGCCCACTTCTTTTTCAATTTGGTGTATTTTTCTCCTTGTTGTTATTATTTAATTATGTCTATGTTTCATGAAAGAGAACATTTACTGATGTATTTATTCGTCACTTGCAACCCTACTTTTTATGGGAAGCTTGGGATGCTTCCTATCTGTCTTTCAAAAGGCTGAAAGCCATGAGGGAATGAAGAATcgtttttgtttgatttgataTATCTGTGTTGCATTTGGGGCCATATTGGAAAGTATGTAAAGGTGAGTGTGATTATATTTGCTGGGAATGTTGTGTTTTCCCTTTTGATGAGTGGGAAACTTCTTTCATGAATAGGAAACACTTCCCTTTCACTATTAAGGTTGCACTTTGGTGAGGAGTCTTGAATGTGTCTTCAGATGAACATTGACAAACCAAAGAGGTGTATCCCTTTGGTGATCATAAAAAAATAGTTTAGTCTGAGTGTGCTCGATTCACATTTTCTTTATCAGAGGGAGTCTAGCCTCACTTGATATGTTTATTAGTGCATTaaattattcattttttttctttgtaattaaaTCGGTAAGGTGTTTGATGGATAGTCGGATACTTCAAAGATATAGAAGATTTAGAAACGAAAATCAAGTTAGTGCATGGACTATATTACCTGCccataaaaaaattgaattctTGTCAAAGTTACGAGGATAAGTACTTCACCACAAAAACCAAAAGCTCCCATAATGCTCCATTAAAATTTGAATAAAGGGCTTGTAGGTTATGAGTTGCTCCATTGTGAATGAGGGATTGCATTTGCAGATTAATTAAGTGGGGACTAGGAGCAATTTCctaaacacacacaca encodes the following:
- the LOC133727434 gene encoding cyclin-D5-1 codes for the protein MEASEFSSLLCREDETCLMNQVEVDDEELESFYPFLVSENEDEYIENLVQKESYCFGSKGFVPFTHCSATSWFKAARLDSIDWIFNARAEFGFRLQTAYLSITYYDLFLSKRSIDDGKLWAFRLLSVACLSLAAKMEEIKVPSLSEFQVQDYDFEGRTIQRMELMVLSTLEWKLGSITPFSYLHNFVYKFCCECESRPKGLVSGAIRLIVAMTKEIDLIDTRPSVIAAAAILALVDGQLTRKLLELKISSISFWHSQDYEHIYSCYNLMQEIMERKDKTPPKFSLSSPNVLPTQSSSIDVLEISVGTKRRLTFSDSDDLSCPTKKIHMP